Below is a window of Corynebacterium kalinowskii DNA.
TGATGCACGGCGATGACGCCGAGCTGAAGCCCCAGCAATCCCGCCAGTTCTCGGACAAGGACACTCTTTTCGACGAAGAGCTGGCTGGCGCCATCCGCGCCTTCCAGCAAAGCCGTGGCATCCTCGCCGACGGCATCATCGGCGACAAACTACTCCGCATCCTCCGCGAAGCCTCCTACCGACTCGGTAACCGCGTGCTGATCTTCCAGCCCGGGAACGTAATGGTGGGCGATGACGTAGTTCAATTGCAGACTCAACTCCAGGAGCTCGGGTTCTATGCTCACCGAGTAGACGGGCAGTACAGCGAAGCCACCTACAACGCGGTGAAGAACTACCAGCTCAACTATGGCCTCAACGAGGACGGCATTGCCGGACCTGATACTGTGCGTGCACTCGGATTGCTCGGACGTCGCATCAAAGGTGGTTCCCGCCAGGCCATCAGCGAGCGTGAGCAAGTCCGTAAGGCAGGCCCAAAGCTCGCCGGCAAGCGTGTGGTCATCGATCCACACCTCGGCGGTAGCAACAAAGGCCAAATGGTTCAGGGAAAATTTGGACAGATCAGCGAAGAAGAGATCCTGTGGGATCTAGCCACCCGCATTGAAGGTCGCATGATTGCCGCTGGCATGGAGGCCATCCTCTCCCGCCCGCGACTCGCCGACCCAAGCACGAAGCAGCGCGCGGAAATCGCCAATGCTTTCGGCG
It encodes the following:
- a CDS encoding N-acetylmuramoyl-L-alanine amidase, which codes for MSELLRVGDKSPRVAEVRTILMGLGLMHGDDAELKPQQSRQFSDKDTLFDEELAGAIRAFQQSRGILADGIIGDKLLRILREASYRLGNRVLIFQPGNVMVGDDVVQLQTQLQELGFYAHRVDGQYSEATYNAVKNYQLNYGLNEDGIAGPDTVRALGLLGRRIKGGSRQAISEREQVRKAGPKLAGKRVVIDPHLGGSNKGQMVQGKFGQISEEEILWDLATRIEGRMIAAGMEAILSRPRLADPSTKQRAEIANAFGADLLITLQCDSYPNDKASGAATFYFGSDIGATSLTGEMLSGYIQREVVARTGLVNCGNHARTWEILRMTKMPTIELVCGYLTNPVDVSILTDPLKRDAIAEAVVVAVKRLYLLENDDQPTGTFKFTELLAAEGQ